A single Natrinema sp. HArc-T2 DNA region contains:
- a CDS encoding DUF2270 domain-containing protein has product MTDTTDDESTQAEPGREAGQDLSELNTVLGHAYRGEISRETTWRSRLDQTTTWSVTVMAAILTWAFSSPDNPHYIVLIGVLAIGMFLLIEARRYRDYDVYRARVRLLQQNFLATTLDPSQRGEHGDWRTELGDDYRRPTLKITLLEAIANRLRRIYFALLTVLCLAWLFRVTAFAPGESLPDAAAIASVPGAVVVGLVGTFYAGVLVLAFWPREREAKEEFRETEAGDWKESE; this is encoded by the coding sequence ATGACCGATACCACCGACGACGAGTCCACGCAGGCCGAACCGGGACGAGAGGCCGGTCAGGATCTCTCGGAGTTGAACACGGTTCTCGGCCACGCCTATCGCGGTGAAATCTCCCGGGAGACGACCTGGCGTTCGCGGCTCGACCAGACGACGACGTGGAGCGTCACGGTGATGGCCGCGATTCTTACGTGGGCGTTCTCGAGTCCCGACAACCCTCACTACATCGTCCTCATTGGCGTACTTGCCATCGGTATGTTCCTCCTGATCGAGGCGCGGCGGTATCGTGACTACGACGTCTACCGGGCTCGCGTGCGACTCCTCCAGCAGAACTTCCTCGCGACGACGCTGGACCCGTCCCAACGCGGCGAACACGGCGACTGGCGAACCGAACTCGGCGACGACTACCGGCGACCGACGCTGAAGATCACGCTACTCGAGGCGATCGCGAACCGGCTGCGGCGCATCTACTTCGCACTGTTGACCGTGCTCTGTCTCGCGTGGCTCTTTCGCGTCACCGCCTTCGCGCCGGGCGAGAGCCTTCCCGATGCCGCGGCCATCGCGTCCGTCCCTGGCGCCGTCGTCGTAGGGCTCGTCGGAACGTTTTACGCCGGCGTTCTCGTGCTCGCGTTCTGGCCACGCGAGCGCGAGGCGAAAGAGGAGTTTCGCGAGACCGAAGCCGGCGACTGGAAGGAGTCCGAGTGA
- a CDS encoding sulfite exporter TauE/SafE family protein, with amino-acid sequence MSTPEPTSDVEQFLTNVSAFRYREVMMVAATLAVIVASIVFFPGLEHIDKGVQSDLSVELLALFVAVAIVAGVVKGMIGFGYSLITTPVFASVIDPTFAVVVLAIPPWMLNMFQIGETDTGREFVREEWPLLSLAVVGSIIGVAALATFSAGPIVPFVIGLVILGYVAFQVVQNFVTVEEAHHPIALGSAGFLEGFLLAIANLGPLLPAYFHTFERDTERYIGGLSMVLGTIFTVRIIQMSLFTDLMTTYRLWLGSVIAVVTIVGLLVGTYLRRLEIDEQRFNWFVVGLLFVIALNIFRNSVPALFF; translated from the coding sequence ATGAGCACACCAGAACCTACCAGCGACGTCGAACAGTTTCTCACGAACGTCTCCGCGTTTCGGTATCGGGAGGTGATGATGGTCGCCGCGACGCTCGCTGTCATCGTCGCGTCGATCGTCTTCTTCCCGGGCCTCGAGCACATCGACAAAGGCGTTCAGTCCGACCTCTCGGTCGAATTACTTGCCCTGTTCGTCGCAGTCGCGATCGTCGCCGGTGTCGTCAAAGGGATGATCGGCTTTGGCTACTCGCTGATCACGACGCCGGTCTTCGCGTCGGTTATCGACCCGACGTTCGCCGTCGTCGTCCTCGCGATCCCGCCCTGGATGCTCAACATGTTCCAGATCGGTGAAACGGATACCGGACGAGAATTCGTTCGCGAGGAGTGGCCGCTGCTTTCGCTTGCCGTCGTCGGGAGCATCATCGGCGTCGCGGCGCTGGCAACGTTCAGTGCCGGGCCGATCGTGCCTTTCGTCATCGGCCTCGTCATCCTCGGCTACGTCGCCTTTCAGGTCGTCCAGAACTTCGTCACGGTCGAGGAGGCCCACCACCCGATCGCGCTCGGCTCCGCCGGCTTCCTCGAGGGCTTTCTGCTCGCGATCGCGAACCTCGGCCCGCTGCTGCCGGCGTACTTCCATACCTTCGAGCGTGACACTGAACGCTACATCGGCGGTCTCTCGATGGTGCTGGGAACGATCTTCACCGTCCGCATCATCCAGATGTCCTTGTTTACCGATCTCATGACGACCTACCGGCTCTGGCTCGGCTCGGTGATCGCGGTCGTCACCATCGTCGGCCTGCTGGTCGGAACCTACCTCCGGCGCCTCGAGATCGACGAACAGCGGTTCAACTGGTTCGTCGTCGGACTCCTGTTCGTCATCGCGCTCAACATCTTCCGGAACTCCGTGCCGGCGCTGTTCTTCTAG
- a CDS encoding helix-turn-helix domain-containing protein, with product MPRAKLAISIPETMWINDVSQSHPQTTFKVVSALAGERTGIALIELQMADPLPVITDMADRADVVDFDLLWKGESSALLHVETTSPSILQPVLQSGIPIEMPFTVRNGEATWTVTAASSRFSEFGRLLDELGIEYTLEYVHEIGHTRADDILTERQREVLLAALERGYYATPREATLTDVASDLDISKATCSETLHRAEGSVIRWFADEHTGDARAQLATDTDTR from the coding sequence GTGCCTCGAGCGAAGCTCGCGATCTCGATCCCCGAAACGATGTGGATCAACGACGTGTCCCAGTCCCATCCCCAGACGACGTTCAAGGTCGTCTCGGCACTGGCCGGCGAACGGACGGGAATCGCGCTCATCGAGTTACAGATGGCGGATCCGCTCCCGGTGATCACCGACATGGCCGATCGAGCGGACGTCGTCGACTTCGATCTCCTCTGGAAAGGGGAGTCGAGTGCGTTGCTCCACGTCGAAACGACCAGTCCCTCGATCCTCCAGCCGGTCTTACAGTCCGGCATCCCCATCGAGATGCCGTTTACCGTCAGAAACGGCGAGGCGACGTGGACGGTAACCGCAGCATCGTCCCGGTTTTCCGAGTTCGGTCGATTGCTCGACGAGCTCGGCATCGAGTACACCCTCGAGTACGTTCACGAGATCGGCCACACCCGTGCCGACGACATCTTGACCGAGCGACAACGGGAAGTACTGCTGGCGGCGCTCGAGCGCGGCTACTACGCGACGCCGCGTGAAGCGACGCTCACCGACGTCGCGAGCGACCTCGACATCTCGAAAGCGACGTGTAGCGAAACCCTTCACCGTGCGGAGGGGAGCGTTATCAGGTGGTTCGCCGACGAACACACCGGCGACGCTCGAGCGCAGCTGGCGACAGACACTGACACGAGGTGA
- a CDS encoding multicopper oxidase family protein: MVSPKRNVGRRDMLRVGGATMLLALTGSRSGTAIEESIAQARQDGDAGIRDVTLVAAEGQLEGALDEGGEAWLYDDQFPGPELRVSEGETLRVSVENQLPEGTTVHWHGVPVPNPMDGVPNVTQDPIPSGETFTYEFEASPAGTYVYHSHVGLQLDRALNGPLIVEEESPHVEYDREYTLLIDDYLSGSPTLDSIEAPPGGGTDDGGGPGDGGLGDGPGGDSEPSGPNDGGVPGGGGPGDGGPGSGGGGSGGGPGGGPGDGPGGSPGGGPGGGPSSGPGGGPSRRNEIRRLGGRSPLQGQQVQRPPYEGLVINGRLPSDPPVFDVEAGERVRLRLINPSGATTYRVAVGGHSLTVTHADGRPVEPVTVDSLDISMGERYDVLVEADSPGEWAIVATPVVGDEQPAEAILRSDGATDTDSIDRPQFDGQRLGYSDLEALEPLDLGGTPDRTIDVTLSGGMMQAPGAWTIDGQAYPDADPIAISEGEHVRVRMLNRSPAIHPMHLHGHFFQVGDAVKDTVLVPPHGGAVTFEFLADNPGDWLFHCHNVYHLERGMARVFEYE; this comes from the coding sequence ATGGTCAGTCCCAAACGAAATGTCGGACGACGCGATATGTTACGCGTCGGCGGTGCCACGATGCTGCTGGCACTCACAGGGAGTCGGAGCGGAACCGCGATCGAAGAGTCGATCGCGCAGGCCCGACAGGACGGCGATGCAGGCATCCGGGACGTTACCCTCGTCGCCGCGGAGGGGCAGCTCGAGGGAGCGCTGGACGAGGGCGGCGAGGCCTGGCTGTACGACGACCAGTTTCCCGGCCCGGAACTCCGCGTAAGCGAAGGGGAGACGCTGCGCGTTTCGGTCGAGAACCAGTTGCCCGAGGGGACGACCGTGCACTGGCACGGCGTTCCCGTCCCGAACCCGATGGACGGCGTCCCGAACGTCACGCAGGATCCTATCCCGTCGGGCGAGACGTTTACCTACGAGTTCGAGGCATCGCCGGCAGGCACGTACGTCTATCACAGTCACGTCGGGTTGCAACTCGACAGGGCACTCAACGGGCCACTGATCGTCGAGGAGGAGTCTCCCCACGTCGAGTACGACCGGGAGTACACGCTGCTGATCGACGACTACCTCTCGGGGAGTCCCACGCTCGATTCGATCGAAGCACCGCCCGGAGGAGGGACTGACGACGGTGGTGGCCCCGGCGACGGAGGTCTCGGTGATGGTCCTGGCGGCGATAGTGAGCCCAGCGGTCCTAACGACGGAGGTGTCCCGGGTGGCGGTGGACCCGGCGATGGCGGCCCTGGTAGTGGAGGAGGTGGATCAGGTGGCGGTCCCGGCGGCGGACCAGGTGATGGTCCTGGAGGCAGTCCCGGTGGTGGACCGGGTGGCGGGCCCAGCAGTGGACCGGGTGGCGGTCCCAGCAGACGGAACGAAATCAGAAGGCTGGGCGGTCGCAGCCCACTGCAAGGGCAACAAGTGCAACGTCCCCCGTACGAGGGACTCGTCATCAACGGACGCCTTCCCTCTGATCCACCAGTGTTCGACGTCGAAGCTGGCGAGCGCGTCCGATTGCGGCTTATCAACCCCAGCGGCGCCACGACGTACCGCGTCGCCGTTGGCGGGCACTCGCTGACCGTCACGCACGCCGACGGACGACCGGTCGAACCGGTCACAGTCGATTCCCTCGACATCAGTATGGGCGAACGCTACGACGTACTCGTCGAGGCAGACTCACCTGGCGAGTGGGCCATCGTCGCGACCCCCGTCGTCGGGGACGAGCAACCCGCGGAAGCGATACTGCGGTCCGATGGCGCGACTGACACCGATTCGATCGACCGCCCGCAATTCGACGGGCAGCGACTGGGGTACAGCGATCTCGAGGCGCTCGAGCCACTCGACCTCGGCGGCACGCCGGATCGAACGATCGACGTCACTCTTTCGGGTGGGATGATGCAAGCGCCCGGCGCGTGGACCATCGATGGGCAGGCGTATCCGGACGCTGATCCGATCGCGATCAGTGAGGGGGAGCACGTCCGGGTACGGATGCTGAACCGCAGCCCAGCGATCCACCCGATGCACCTTCACGGCCACTTCTTTCAGGTCGGCGACGCCGTCAAGGACACCGTCCTCGTGCCGCCCCACGGTGGAGCGGTTACGTTCGAGTTCCTGGCTGACAACCCTGGCGACTGGCTGTTTCACTGCCACAACGTCTATCACTTGGAGCGTGGAATGGCACGCGTTTTCGAATACGAGTGA
- a CDS encoding polysaccharide deacetylase — translation MVSERDSDDGSSRRRLLASLGAGAVSTTLAGCADVLPDGVAGGDETSSVKGDMATGPTNWPAIETGEVLSDFETLEEWTARTGELSADPDEARLGSQAAVVESDEGTAGMELRFPDGLDLEGWDVSVAVKPESANRIIVEFLAPTRRERLSSIRVVPDGYDGWFRMDCGYQQKPGDDPDLSNVTGINIIADGPEGGPSKLLVDDLRRTESASNGAVVLAFHGGHDSHYEIAAEMLAERDWNAAVPVTPDQIGDSGRMGLDELRDLSERGWDICSLPSVSTPLPDQPADRQRSVLETARDALASDGFEDGARHLFVPDGRMDSTTYDVARDVHESTFLYSAGTTSVPPTEMHMIPFIWGPALHTGVRRHLNISDQYDLLTVLRIPRLVDAEDVGVNENRMSLDDFGLLLDHIEHRGLDVVTPSDLVDGTLDLDSDEPPVGTRPSGTVLKAGQSHTFEGTGSGESPTFELDDGVVVATVSHDGGEIAVDVTKPGSLGRNENLLTTSGNATGESIMAVDDDTYRLEVDADGAWSIDLSQPAVDADDLEDLPVEASGTGAAFVGPLWTDRDVRVVATHDGDGTFIVDGYGADGSREVLVHRTGEFSNSRSYKAGGPVWLNVEADGDWTLEIVDS, via the coding sequence ATGGTATCCGAACGCGATTCGGACGACGGCTCGTCTCGCCGACGACTACTGGCCTCACTCGGTGCTGGCGCTGTCTCGACGACGCTCGCGGGCTGTGCGGATGTACTTCCAGACGGCGTCGCCGGCGGGGACGAAACTAGTTCCGTCAAGGGCGACATGGCCACCGGTCCCACGAACTGGCCTGCCATCGAGACCGGCGAGGTCCTCTCCGACTTCGAGACGCTCGAGGAGTGGACCGCCCGAACCGGCGAACTCTCGGCCGACCCCGACGAGGCGCGGCTCGGATCACAGGCGGCGGTCGTCGAGAGCGACGAGGGAACGGCCGGCATGGAGCTCCGCTTCCCGGACGGACTCGATCTCGAAGGCTGGGACGTCTCGGTGGCGGTCAAGCCGGAGTCCGCCAATCGTATCATCGTCGAGTTCCTCGCACCGACGCGGCGCGAGCGCCTCTCGAGCATTCGCGTGGTGCCGGATGGGTACGACGGCTGGTTCCGAATGGACTGTGGCTATCAGCAAAAACCCGGTGACGATCCGGATCTCTCGAACGTCACCGGTATCAACATCATCGCGGACGGGCCCGAGGGTGGGCCGAGCAAACTGCTGGTCGACGACCTTCGGCGAACCGAATCGGCAAGCAACGGCGCGGTGGTCCTCGCGTTCCACGGCGGCCACGACTCGCACTACGAGATCGCCGCCGAGATGCTCGCGGAGCGCGACTGGAACGCGGCGGTTCCGGTCACCCCCGACCAGATCGGTGACAGCGGTCGCATGGGTCTCGATGAACTCCGCGACCTCAGCGAGCGCGGGTGGGACATCTGTTCGCTCCCGTCAGTGTCGACGCCCCTTCCGGACCAGCCCGCAGACCGGCAGCGATCGGTCCTCGAGACCGCTCGCGACGCGCTCGCGAGCGACGGCTTCGAGGACGGGGCGCGCCACCTGTTCGTTCCCGACGGGCGAATGGATTCGACGACCTACGACGTCGCCAGGGACGTCCACGAGTCGACGTTCCTCTACAGCGCCGGGACGACCAGCGTGCCACCGACCGAGATGCACATGATTCCGTTCATCTGGGGGCCCGCGCTTCACACCGGCGTTCGCCGCCACCTCAACATCTCCGACCAGTACGATCTGCTCACCGTGTTGCGGATTCCGCGACTCGTCGACGCGGAAGACGTAGGCGTCAACGAGAACAGGATGTCGCTCGACGACTTCGGCCTGTTGCTCGATCACATCGAACACCGCGGCCTCGACGTCGTCACACCCTCCGATCTCGTCGACGGGACGCTGGACCTCGACAGCGACGAACCGCCAGTCGGAACGCGACCGAGCGGGACCGTTCTCAAGGCGGGTCAGTCTCACACGTTCGAGGGAACCGGCTCGGGCGAGTCGCCGACGTTCGAGCTCGACGACGGCGTCGTCGTCGCGACCGTCTCCCACGACGGTGGAGAGATCGCTGTCGACGTGACGAAACCCGGCAGTCTCGGACGGAACGAGAATCTGCTGACCACGTCCGGGAACGCGACCGGCGAATCGATCATGGCCGTCGACGACGACACCTACAGGCTCGAGGTCGACGCCGACGGCGCGTGGTCGATCGACCTCTCTCAGCCCGCGGTCGATGCGGACGACCTCGAGGACCTCCCCGTCGAGGCGTCCGGCACGGGCGCGGCGTTCGTCGGCCCGCTGTGGACGGATCGTGACGTCAGAGTCGTCGCGACACACGACGGCGACGGGACGTTCATCGTCGACGGCTACGGTGCAGACGGCAGTCGTGAGGTCCTCGTCCATCGTACCGGTGAGTTCTCGAACTCGCGGTCGTACAAGGCCGGCGGCCCCGTCTGGCTCAACGTCGAGGCAGACGGCGATTGGACGCTCGAGATCGTCGACTCGTAA
- a CDS encoding helix-turn-helix domain-containing protein: MPDSMSEQLQQDMQCEGLLECFHGLKQLDKECFRALVAADEPMTVDEIADAVDRERSTAYRAVQRLLQTGFIQKDQVNYDQGGYYHVYFPTDPSKIADSMQRMLNDWYAKMGQLIQEFENKYEQAQADVAQTQIES, encoded by the coding sequence ATGCCGGATTCGATGTCCGAACAACTCCAGCAAGATATGCAGTGTGAAGGACTCCTCGAGTGCTTCCACGGCCTCAAGCAACTCGATAAGGAGTGCTTCCGGGCGCTCGTCGCTGCCGATGAGCCGATGACCGTCGACGAAATCGCCGACGCCGTCGACCGCGAGCGTTCGACCGCCTACCGGGCCGTCCAGCGGCTGCTGCAGACGGGATTCATCCAGAAAGACCAGGTCAACTACGATCAGGGCGGGTACTACCACGTGTACTTCCCGACCGACCCGTCGAAGATCGCTGACAGCATGCAGCGGATGTTGAACGACTGGTACGCGAAGATGGGCCAGCTCATCCAGGAGTTCGAGAACAAATACGAGCAGGCACAGGCCGACGTGGCCCAGACCCAGATCGAAAGCTAG
- a CDS encoding ArsR/SmtB family transcription factor, protein MQHGGSPNSSEIFQILADEYARKILVAADQGPMTAKALSEECDASLTTVYRRVSTLQDLELIEERNTVDSNGAHRSEFETALEGLRVDLTDGELSLTLETRDELADNFTSLWDDLRGDD, encoded by the coding sequence GTGCAGCACGGTGGCTCCCCGAACTCGTCGGAGATATTCCAGATCCTCGCGGACGAATACGCGCGGAAGATACTCGTCGCGGCCGATCAAGGTCCGATGACCGCGAAGGCCCTAAGCGAGGAGTGTGATGCCTCTCTCACGACGGTCTATCGACGCGTCTCGACGCTTCAGGACCTCGAGCTCATCGAAGAACGAAACACAGTCGACTCGAACGGAGCCCACCGAAGCGAGTTCGAAACGGCGCTCGAGGGGCTCCGCGTCGATCTCACCGATGGCGAACTGTCGCTGACGCTCGAGACGCGCGATGAGCTCGCTGACAATTTTACGTCGCTCTGGGACGATCTCCGGGGTGACGATTGA
- a CDS encoding DsbA family protein — translation MSLDQPSRRALVTGLVGALGGGAYFLTRSGDTATQEQVSSFHSSDETSAFGIDLTGKPIMGSPDAPIQIYYWTDFQCPFCEQFERETLPELVPEYVESGDVRIVFISLPYFGEDSMTAAVASKCVWDQVRDAEPSAYWNWHTAIFEEQGEKNSGWASSENLLEYTRSVDGVDADALETCLDERRSTLETQVNADAEKARSLGVSGTPTFAIVNREAGATETLVGAQPKTRFDEAIERVQNE, via the coding sequence ATGTCGCTCGATCAGCCGTCCCGTCGCGCTCTCGTGACCGGTCTCGTGGGCGCTCTCGGCGGGGGTGCCTATTTTCTCACCCGCTCCGGTGACACCGCGACGCAGGAACAGGTCTCGTCGTTTCACTCGAGCGACGAGACGTCGGCGTTCGGCATCGACCTCACCGGGAAGCCGATCATGGGCTCGCCCGACGCCCCGATCCAGATCTACTACTGGACGGACTTCCAGTGTCCGTTCTGTGAGCAGTTCGAACGGGAGACGCTTCCCGAGCTCGTGCCCGAATACGTCGAGTCCGGCGACGTTCGCATCGTGTTCATTTCGCTGCCGTACTTCGGCGAGGACTCGATGACCGCCGCGGTCGCCAGCAAGTGCGTGTGGGACCAGGTCCGCGACGCCGAGCCGTCGGCGTACTGGAACTGGCACACGGCGATCTTCGAGGAACAAGGCGAGAAGAATTCGGGATGGGCCTCGAGCGAGAACCTCCTCGAGTACACCCGTTCGGTCGACGGCGTCGATGCCGATGCGCTCGAGACCTGTCTCGACGAGCGTCGATCGACGCTCGAAACCCAGGTCAACGCGGATGCCGAGAAAGCGCGATCACTCGGAGTTTCGGGAACGCCGACGTTCGCTATCGTCAATCGCGAGGCTGGCGCGACCGAAACGCTCGTCGGTGCCCAGCCGAAAACGCGGTTCGACGAGGCGATCGAGCGGGTTCAAAACGAGTGA
- a CDS encoding thioredoxin family protein — MTETAPSDPIGDGSGPQKPVQLDSAADYDELLAAHDLVLLEFVTSGCGICASMEPVLGAVARSAPGAVATVNAGLVPEVADEYSIRSVPTLVVLRDGEEVARLDDGFQSAETVVELLETHAAE, encoded by the coding sequence ATGACTGAAACAGCGCCTTCGGATCCGATCGGCGATGGAAGCGGCCCCCAGAAACCCGTCCAGCTGGACAGTGCTGCCGACTACGACGAGTTGCTCGCGGCACACGACCTCGTGTTGCTCGAGTTCGTCACGTCCGGCTGTGGGATCTGTGCGTCGATGGAACCGGTGCTCGGCGCGGTCGCTCGCAGCGCGCCGGGTGCCGTCGCGACGGTAAACGCCGGCCTCGTTCCGGAGGTCGCCGACGAATACAGTATTCGGAGCGTGCCGACGCTCGTCGTCCTGCGAGACGGCGAGGAGGTCGCGCGTCTCGACGATGGGTTCCAGAGCGCGGAGACGGTCGTCGAGCTGCTCGAGACGCACGCGGCGGAGTAA
- a CDS encoding carbamoyltransferase: protein MTDYLLAFKPAIGLYGQHDPSAVLFEDGTPVFGVEEERYTRDKHATETFPDRAIQACLDHRELVITDLDRILLPYDPPLRSEIASHYLTDAIRVPGLGRKLSALEQTLVTQIRSRFMPTRQIESRLESFGTPLPPIETIPHHRCHAASAFHPSGFDEGIVLTVDAKGEYDATVVWYADSTGLQRVRTYEHPNSLGLFFAAVTEYLGYRMFNGEGKVMGLAPYGNDNPEIESALRSLIDTGVDYDVTDLTKRWGTGHGVETLENAFGRSRKESPESFDQWEKDLAYTAQKLLEETVVDIAESAVERFGTANVALAGGVALNCKLNQRVRESPVVDDVFVQPVAHDAGLALGAGWSRQRPADIDRQTDVYLGPEYETNEIRATLETNKIEYAEPDDLERYVAERLADGDLVGWFQGRMEMGPRALGARSILADPRTAASRDRVNRFVKHREEWRPFAPSMLESVAEEYLVDGRPAPFMIDADDIRPAKTDELEAVLHPADDSTRPQTVREDQHPRYHRLISEFADITGVPVVLNTSFNDHAEPIVRTPTQAIKDFYGMGLDVLVLEDLVVEKGVSSEKRPDERLAVTR from the coding sequence ATGACGGATTACCTCCTTGCATTTAAACCCGCGATCGGACTGTACGGCCAACACGATCCGAGCGCCGTCCTCTTCGAAGACGGGACGCCCGTGTTCGGCGTCGAAGAGGAACGATACACGCGGGACAAACACGCCACTGAGACGTTCCCCGACCGTGCGATTCAAGCCTGCCTCGACCATCGCGAGCTGGTGATAACGGATCTCGATCGCATCCTGCTCCCCTACGATCCGCCACTCCGCAGTGAGATCGCCTCCCACTACCTGACCGACGCGATTCGAGTGCCCGGGCTCGGACGGAAACTCTCCGCACTGGAACAAACGCTCGTCACCCAGATTCGGAGCCGATTCATGCCGACGCGACAGATCGAATCCCGTCTCGAGTCGTTCGGAACGCCGCTGCCACCGATCGAAACGATCCCCCATCACCGCTGTCACGCCGCGAGTGCGTTCCACCCCTCGGGCTTCGACGAGGGGATCGTCCTTACCGTCGACGCAAAGGGCGAGTACGACGCGACGGTCGTCTGGTACGCCGACAGCACCGGGTTACAGCGCGTGCGCACGTACGAACACCCGAACAGCCTCGGTCTCTTCTTCGCAGCCGTGACGGAGTACCTCGGCTATCGCATGTTCAACGGCGAAGGGAAGGTGATGGGACTCGCACCGTACGGAAACGACAACCCCGAGATCGAATCCGCCCTCCGGAGTCTGATCGACACGGGCGTCGACTACGACGTCACCGACCTGACGAAACGATGGGGGACCGGCCACGGCGTCGAGACGCTCGAGAACGCCTTCGGTCGATCCCGAAAGGAGTCACCCGAGTCGTTCGACCAGTGGGAGAAAGACCTCGCGTACACGGCTCAGAAACTGCTCGAGGAGACGGTCGTCGACATCGCGGAGTCGGCGGTCGAGCGCTTCGGCACCGCCAACGTCGCGCTCGCAGGCGGGGTCGCGCTCAACTGCAAACTGAACCAACGCGTCCGAGAATCGCCGGTCGTCGACGACGTCTTCGTTCAACCCGTCGCTCACGACGCCGGCCTCGCCCTCGGAGCGGGCTGGTCGCGACAGCGGCCGGCGGACATCGACCGCCAGACCGACGTCTACCTCGGCCCCGAGTACGAGACCAACGAGATCCGGGCGACCCTCGAGACAAACAAAATCGAGTACGCGGAACCGGATGACCTCGAGCGGTACGTCGCCGAACGGCTCGCGGACGGCGACCTCGTCGGCTGGTTCCAGGGCCGGATGGAGATGGGACCCCGGGCGCTCGGCGCCAGAAGTATCCTCGCCGATCCACGGACTGCCGCGTCCCGCGATCGGGTTAACCGCTTCGTCAAACACCGCGAAGAGTGGCGCCCGTTCGCGCCGTCGATGCTCGAGTCGGTCGCCGAGGAGTATCTCGTTGACGGCAGGCCGGCACCGTTCATGATCGATGCCGACGACATCCGCCCAGCAAAGACCGACGAGCTCGAGGCCGTCCTGCACCCGGCCGACGACTCGACGCGGCCTCAGACCGTCCGCGAGGACCAGCACCCGCGCTATCACCGACTCATCTCGGAGTTCGCCGACATCACTGGCGTGCCGGTGGTCCTCAACACCTCGTTCAACGACCATGCCGAGCCGATCGTCCGGACGCCAACGCAGGCGATCAAGGACTTCTACGGGATGGGGCTGGACGTCCTCGTCCTCGAGGACCTCGTCGTCGAAAAAGGTGTTTCGTCCGAAAAGCGACCTGACGAACGGCTCGCGGTCACGAGGTAA
- a CDS encoding class I SAM-dependent methyltransferase, with protein MVTRRTVRSLALAGVLAALAGVAYALRWRRNPSPCPYSQRVWIDLPRPVISRSRLCEVLEPQPGERILELGPGTGYYTGAVAGAVAPSGAVHAVDVQRPMVTDLRSRLRERGHDAVAPVRGDGQALPYPDDSFDAAYLVLVLGEIPDQERTLAELERVLKPGGRLVVGESLPDPHFVTRETLRARLERAGFRFEDDVGMCGSYFARASVPPSTTAD; from the coding sequence ATGGTCACGCGTCGAACGGTCCGATCGCTCGCCCTCGCGGGTGTCCTCGCCGCTCTCGCCGGCGTCGCGTACGCGCTCCGCTGGCGGCGAAACCCGTCGCCGTGTCCGTACTCCCAGCGCGTCTGGATCGATCTTCCCCGACCAGTCATCTCTCGCTCGAGGTTGTGCGAGGTCCTCGAGCCACAGCCCGGGGAACGGATCCTCGAACTCGGGCCGGGAACCGGCTACTACACGGGCGCAGTCGCGGGGGCGGTCGCGCCGAGCGGAGCGGTCCATGCCGTCGACGTCCAGCGGCCAATGGTTACGGATCTCCGATCGCGCCTGCGCGAGCGCGGTCACGACGCCGTCGCGCCGGTTCGTGGCGACGGTCAGGCGCTTCCGTACCCGGATGACAGCTTCGATGCCGCCTATCTGGTCCTCGTACTCGGCGAAATCCCTGATCAGGAGCGGACGCTCGCCGAACTCGAGCGGGTGCTGAAACCCGGCGGTCGGCTCGTCGTCGGCGAGTCGCTTCCGGATCCGCATTTCGTCACGCGCGAGACGCTTCGGGCGCGTCTCGAGCGAGCAGGATTCCGATTCGAAGACGATGTCGGGATGTGTGGCAGCTACTTCGCACGGGCGTCCGTCCCGCCGTCGACAACTGCCGACTGA